The following proteins are encoded in a genomic region of Lemur catta isolate mLemCat1 chromosome 10, mLemCat1.pri, whole genome shotgun sequence:
- the TEX48 gene encoding testis-expressed protein 48, with product MATIPLPPTAANQSVAWKIFCLCCRECEESCVISNCNDPNQIQEHQPSAHDMQLQKNGPGGQNPKHAKGASCLPSGKPLIHPKQTASFTSSDSEDLYARASQRNFYKRNLDRYSQERWPFQTCFIGRP from the exons ATGGCCACCATTCCTTTGCCTCCCACAGCAGCCAACCAAAGTGTGGCCTGGAAGATCTTCTGTTTATGCTGCAGAGAGTGTGAGGAGTCCTGTGTCATCAGCAATTGCAATGATCCCAACCAAATCCAAGAGCATCAGCCATCAGCCCATG ATATGCAGCTTCAGAAGAACGGGCCTGGTGGACAAAACCCCAAGCATGCTAAAGGAGCCTCCTGCTTGCCTTCAGGAAAACCCCTGATCCATCCCAAACAGACAGCTTCCTTCACCAGCAGTGATTCTGAGG ATCTGTATGCACGAGCTTCCCAGAGGAATTTTTACAAGAGGAACCTAGATCGCTATTCCCAGGAGCGCTGGCCATTCCAGACATGCTTCATTGGGAGACCCTGA